In a genomic window of Quercus lobata isolate SW786 chromosome 4, ValleyOak3.0 Primary Assembly, whole genome shotgun sequence:
- the LOC115985687 gene encoding F-box protein At3g07870-like yields MDYSQPAFNQSYTCPLILLCSSDFPSDRHDQLYHCNICMNEPWNNKGLKGDLKYINLPLEYSKKFTTVLYCRGILFFSYVEVKDQVSEHNFFVYYIHAASFDRFPSRPAMTNESRLAFGFGFHPGTNEYKVVRIVEQEQPTGLEQRIEVFTLGKPMWMINRKNPFLLRMQPYAASFNGALHWLGQDKQNGSTIIVSFDLESENFQQIPTPDNCKSRLDRKDWRVVVLGGCLCMVDYNDHKRADIWSMKIYGVKESWIKEYTVMPFERLIGPSRPLFVLPNRNILIELQYLPESLYAYSVDLMTIYKIRIRDLPPRHSCRVVSVVDDTL; encoded by the coding sequence ATGGATTATTCTCAACCAGCTTTTAATCAATCCTACACCTGTCCCCTCATTCTTCTTTGCTCAAGTGATTTCCCTTCTGACCGTCATGACCAACTTTATCATTGTAATATTTGTATGAACGAACCCTGGAATAATAAAGGCTTGAAAGGTGACCTCAAATATATCAACTTGCCCTTGGAATACAGCAAGAAGTTTACTACTGTTCTGTACTGCCGTGGGATCTTGTTCTTTTCCTATGTTGAAGTAAAGGATCAAGTCTCGGAACACAACTTTTTCGTGTACTATATTCACGCAGCAAGTTTTGACAGGTTTCCTTCACGGCCCGCCATGACTAATGAAAGCAGGTTGGCTTTTGGGTTTGGTTTCCATCCCGGTACCAATGAGTATAAGGTGGTCAGAATAGTGGAACAAGAACAGCCTACGGGTTTGGAACAACGAATTGAGGTGTTCACTCTTGGCAAACCCATGTGGATGATCAACAGAAAGAACCCGTTCTTGCTTCGGATGCAACCCTATGCAGCTTCATTTAATGGAGCACTACACTGGTTAGGCCAAGATAAGCAAAATGGTTCAACAATTATAGTTTCATTCGATTTGGAGTCCGAAAATTTTCAACAGATTCCAACTCCAGATAATTGTAAATCTAGACTGGATAGGAAAGATTGGCGCGTTGTAGTGCTAGGAGGGTGTCTGTGTATGGTTGATTATAATGACCACAAAAGGGCTGACATATGGTCAATGAAGATTTATGGTGTAAAGGAGTCTTGGATTAAAGAATACACCGTGATGCCTTTTGAACGTTTGATAGGACCTAGTCGACCTCTATTTGTACTGCCAAATCGCAACATTTTGATCGAGTTGCAATATCTCCCAGAGAGTTTGTATGCTTATAGTGTAGATTTGATGACAATCTACAAGATAAGAATTCGTGACCTCCCCCCTCGCCATTCATGCCGAGTAGTTTCTGTTGTTGATGATACTCTTTGA